Proteins from a single region of Acidimicrobiales bacterium:
- a CDS encoding 4'-phosphopantetheinyl transferase superfamily protein, translating into MSEPLAPGALSPAERRRFGSLPTDARRRDWLLGRAVLKALVGAAFDTSALVFPHRRLSLTHAGGTAWAVEADGGVVGTGVDFEPARSVVGPRAARFFLGPAERAAASTDADRLRLWTVKEALFKATPANDRVVLADYTLDDPAGASGTAAGPRGEELRYATVAAAGGVLTVAVCLPGRRRRAAVG; encoded by the coding sequence CGCCGGCCGAGCGGCGCCGGTTCGGCTCCCTCCCGACCGACGCCCGCCGCCGCGACTGGCTCCTCGGGCGGGCCGTGTTGAAGGCGCTGGTCGGCGCCGCCTTCGACACGTCGGCACTGGTCTTCCCGCACCGGCGACTGTCGCTCACCCACGCCGGCGGAACGGCCTGGGCGGTGGAGGCCGACGGCGGGGTGGTGGGGACGGGAGTCGACTTCGAGCCCGCCCGGTCGGTGGTCGGCCCCCGGGCGGCCCGCTTCTTCCTGGGCCCGGCCGAACGGGCCGCCGCGTCCACCGACGCCGACCGGTTGCGCCTCTGGACCGTCAAGGAGGCGCTGTTCAAGGCCACGCCGGCCAACGACCGGGTGGTGCTCGCCGACTACACGCTGGACGACCCTGCCGGCGCGTCGGGCACGGCCGCCGGGCCGAGGGGCGAGGAGCTCCGCTACGCCACCGTGGCGGCGGCGGGCGGCGTGCTCACCGTCGCCGTGTGCCTGCCGGGGAGGAGGCGCCGTGCCGCTGTCGGATGA
- a CDS encoding ferritin-like domain-containing protein, translating into MPLSDDELFVLSFYRSSEINGSLFFGRLARALKPGPIQLDLSRHFADEAQHAWYWTDCIDRLGERPLKLADAYQDRYLEAAGLPMNMMEVLAVTLVFERRVINQYAKHQAVPDLHPEIAATIGRIMEDERWHVQWVRDALAGLEERFGKDHVEATLRRYRAADQEVYAEALREYESRFAFLSAPRREPS; encoded by the coding sequence GTGCCGCTGTCGGATGACGAGCTGTTCGTCCTGAGCTTCTACCGGTCGTCGGAGATCAACGGCTCGCTGTTCTTCGGGCGCCTGGCCCGGGCGCTCAAACCGGGTCCCATCCAGCTCGACCTCTCCAGGCACTTCGCCGACGAGGCCCAGCACGCCTGGTACTGGACCGACTGCATCGACCGCCTGGGGGAGCGGCCGCTCAAGCTGGCCGACGCCTACCAGGACCGTTACCTGGAGGCGGCCGGCCTTCCGATGAACATGATGGAGGTGCTGGCCGTCACCCTGGTGTTCGAGCGCCGCGTCATCAACCAGTACGCCAAACACCAGGCCGTGCCCGACCTGCACCCGGAGATCGCCGCCACCATCGGGCGGATCATGGAGGACGAACGTTGGCACGTGCAGTGGGTCCGCGACGCCCTGGCCGGCCTGGAGGAGCGGTTCGGGAAGGACCACGTCGAGGCGACGCTGCGCCGCTACCGTGCCGCCGACCAGGAGGTCTACGCCGAGGCGCTCCGGGAGTACGAGAGCCGCTTCGCCTTCCTGTCCGCCCCCCGAAGGGAGCCCTCATGA
- a CDS encoding acyl carrier protein — protein MTVSVDDIRRTMAQVLELPEERVQPDAVLTDLVSDSFLLVEMAIELQEHYDVMFGQDDMRDLRTVADLAGLVHARLSP, from the coding sequence ATGACGGTGTCGGTCGACGACATCCGCCGCACGATGGCGCAGGTGCTCGAGCTGCCCGAGGAGCGCGTGCAGCCCGACGCCGTCCTCACCGACCTGGTGTCCGACAGCTTCCTGCTGGTGGAGATGGCCATCGAGCTGCAGGAGCACTACGACGTGATGTTCGGGCAGGACGACATGCGCGACCTGCGCACGGTCGCCGACCTGGCCGGCCTGGTGCACGCCCGCCTCTCCCCGTAG
- a CDS encoding VOC family protein produces MVDPGLPDWRLLLDRLHATFRAAAFAQAGAFVQRVAESVGGDVDVDLRPPGTVHVAVPMSDAAAAEAIAALAADGGLTSAALAASTVEVAIDALDMAAVKPFWKAVLGYVDDGELAIAHPDRVGPPFWFQQMDEPRHQRNRLHVDVTVPHDVAESRVAAALAAGGTLVSDRFARSFWVLADAEGNEACVCTWQDRG; encoded by the coding sequence GTGGTCGACCCCGGCCTCCCCGACTGGCGCCTGCTGCTGGACCGGCTCCACGCCACCTTCCGGGCCGCCGCCTTCGCCCAGGCGGGCGCCTTCGTGCAGCGGGTGGCGGAGTCCGTGGGCGGCGACGTGGACGTCGACCTCCGCCCGCCGGGGACCGTGCACGTCGCCGTCCCGATGAGCGACGCCGCCGCCGCCGAGGCGATCGCCGCCCTCGCCGCCGACGGCGGCCTCACGAGCGCGGCGCTGGCGGCGTCGACCGTCGAGGTGGCGATCGACGCCCTCGACATGGCAGCGGTCAAGCCGTTCTGGAAGGCGGTGCTCGGCTACGTCGACGACGGCGAGCTGGCCATCGCCCACCCGGACCGGGTCGGGCCTCCGTTCTGGTTCCAGCAGATGGACGAGCCCCGCCACCAGCGCAACCGGCTCCACGTCGACGTCACCGTCCCCCACGACGTCGCCGAGTCGCGGGTGGCGGCCGCGCTGGCGGCCGGCGGCACGCTGGTCAGCGACCGGTTCGCCCGGTCGTTCTGGGTGCTCGCCGACGCCGAGGGCAACGAGGCGTGCGTGTGCACCTGGCAGGACCGCGGCTGA